The Papaver somniferum cultivar HN1 chromosome 3, ASM357369v1, whole genome shotgun sequence genome includes a region encoding these proteins:
- the LOC113359119 gene encoding uncharacterized protein LOC113359119, translated as MTKESQKYYLLPEEDEPLRSCKSKRFITKVMFLAVVARPRYDSANNEEFSGKIGIFPFTFQEPAQRNSKNRTAGTMETKAILSVTKDVIRSCLINKVLPAIRSKWPRSSNMEPIFIQQDNARPHINPNDQEFLEDASKDGFDIRLSFQPPNSPDFNVLDLGYFRAIQSLQYRYAPSTIDELVQAVQESFENLSSKNLNYVFLTFQGCMIESMKQLGGNNYKVSHMAKDRLARNGNLPIQLECDAALIDSVRNYLNHLNQ; from the coding sequence ATGACCAAGGAGTCGCAAAAGTATTATCTTCTCCCAGAAGAAGATGAACCTTTGCGCAGTTGTAAGAGTAAACGTTTTATTACCAAGGTCATGTTTTTAGCAGTGGTTGCTCGTCCTAGGTATGATTCTGCTAACAATGAAGAATTTTCTGGAAAGATAGGAATTTTTCCTTTCACTTTCCAAGAGCCTGCACAACGCAATAGTAAGAATCGTACTGCTGGTACTATGGAAACAAAAGCAATTTTGTCTGTTACCAAAGATGTCATTCGTTCGTGTCTGATCAACAAGGTTTTGCCAGCAATCCGAAGCAAATGGCCACGCAGTAGCAACATGGAGCCTATATTTATTCAACAGGACAATGCCAGACCACACATAAACCCAAATGATCAAGAGTTTCTTGAAGATGCTTCCAAAGATGGATTTGATATCCGCTTGTCTTTCCAACCACCAAACAGTCCAGATTTTAATGTTTTAGATCTTGGTTATTTTCGGGCAATTCAATCACTACAGTATCGGTATGCGCCCAGCACAATTGATGAATTAGTTCAAGCTGTGCAAGAGTCTTTTGAAAATTTATcttctaaaaaccttaattacgttTTCCTGACGTTTCAAGGTTGCATGATAGAAAGTATGAAACAGTTGGGAGGAAATAATTATAAGGTGTCGCATATGGCGAAAGACAGATTGGCGAGAAATGGTAATCTACCCATTCAACTTGAGTGTGATGCCGCATTAATAGATAGTGTTCGAAACTACCTCAATCACCTCAATCAGTAA